In Chitinophaga nivalis, a single genomic region encodes these proteins:
- a CDS encoding DNA-3-methyladenine glycosylase family protein, translating into MPKSSGTPVATQDAYLSHLSRDKKLQLIIQEPLTALTIRKNICLRLICSIMSQQLSTKVADVIYNRFLQLYNGKEPTPQQVLDTPATTLRSIGLSNAKVSYVHNVAAFVIAEKLTDSKLKKMDDEAVIAYLTQIKGVGRWTVEMLLMFYLGREDVFAIDDLGLQQAMIKIYRLKTEDKKAFREQLRKISAKWSPYRTHACRYLWAWKDMTPTK; encoded by the coding sequence ATGCCAAAATCTTCCGGCACTCCGGTTGCTACCCAGGATGCCTATCTCAGTCATCTCTCCAGAGATAAAAAGCTGCAACTGATTATTCAGGAGCCCTTAACGGCACTGACTATACGAAAAAATATCTGCCTCCGGCTGATTTGCTCCATTATGAGCCAGCAGCTATCTACCAAAGTAGCGGATGTGATCTACAACCGTTTCCTGCAGCTGTATAACGGAAAGGAACCCACGCCTCAGCAGGTGCTCGACACCCCTGCCACCACCCTCCGGAGTATCGGTTTATCCAATGCCAAAGTGAGCTACGTACACAATGTAGCCGCATTCGTTATTGCAGAAAAGCTGACAGACAGTAAACTGAAAAAGATGGATGACGAAGCCGTTATAGCCTATCTCACCCAAATAAAAGGCGTAGGACGATGGACGGTGGAAATGCTGCTGATGTTTTACCTGGGCCGGGAAGATGTGTTTGCGATCGATGACCTGGGCCTGCAACAGGCGATGATAAAAATCTACCGGCTCAAAACGGAAGACAAAAAAGCGTTCCGCGAACAGCTCCGGAAAATCTCTGCCAAATGGTCGCCCTACCGCACCCATGCCTGCCGGTATCTCTGGGCCTGGAAAGATATGACGCCCACCAAATAA